A genome region from Schlesneria paludicola DSM 18645 includes the following:
- a CDS encoding SRPBCC family protein gives MSSNDGMVVIERVFDAPRELVFQAWTDREHLANWYAPNGCTITFKTLEIRPGGVFHSCIRSPEGHECWCKGVYLEIEPPTRIVYSMSIADQDGNLAEPVDVGMDPEWPRETTVTVSFLEWGDKTRLTLHQTVREAIAKRTGAYPSWLQMLDRLVDEVTHH, from the coding sequence ATGTCTTCAAATGATGGGATGGTCGTGATTGAACGAGTGTTTGATGCCCCGCGCGAACTCGTGTTTCAAGCGTGGACGGATCGCGAGCATCTTGCCAACTGGTACGCGCCGAATGGCTGCACCATCACGTTCAAGACTCTCGAGATTCGACCGGGCGGAGTGTTTCACTCCTGCATCCGGTCACCTGAGGGGCATGAGTGCTGGTGCAAAGGCGTCTATCTGGAGATCGAGCCACCCACGCGAATCGTCTATTCGATGTCGATTGCGGATCAGGACGGCAATTTGGCGGAACCGGTCGATGTGGGGATGGATCCGGAATGGCCCAGGGAGACGACCGTCACAGTGTCTTTCCTCGAGTGGGGTGACAAGACGAGGCTGACCTTACACCAAACGGTCCGGGAAGCGATTGCGAAACGAACAGGGGCCTATCCGAGTTGGCTCCAGATGCTTGACCGACTTGTGGACGAGGTCACACACCATTGA
- a CDS encoding prolyl oligopeptidase family serine peptidase: MKTSDEGLTVTRLRFFLVMLCASLIWSRASAMAQAPAPLTDAQRVALERKAKEQRSHLEPLSKQSSSEWSDAAIFSKGLDWALRYDRDFTAADVEQMERAVRRGQQRLDAINQGRHPWTIRHGKIALGYRSVVDGSVQPYGVVVPKSYDGKTPIRLDVVLHGSSRPVGISELRFIARFDEGDDETASPPDQPFIELHPLGRVENCYRWSGETDVFEAIEDVCRRYQIDRTRIVLRGMSMGASGTWHLGLKHPDRFIALGPYCGYVDTHKFSQTPIPGFVVVGPLPEHQEQGLHMLDSVDYAANAGVVPAIACIGGKDVFFQAHVIMHEAMAREGLTMTNLISPDTGHVIDPVTQTEQLRQIAEHAAVGYQARGKLRFVTWTLKYGRCHWLQILGLKQHYARAEFSARMENDVLIIDEPLNISKFAIDVAKLPAFPKSVRIGGIELPVKLLPSNQPQSMVIASRDGRWQWDESPLSRTVKRPGVQGPIDDAFATPFLCVRGTGQAWNQAAGSYADASLKRFADEWHHYFRGELPIKNDIDVTAEDWESKNLILFGDPGSNSLITRVLSDLPLKWTRESLQFAGMTYPASDHLPALIAPNPLPGADNRYVVLNSGHTFRESDLAKFNYLLFPRWGDWAVLKLDSTQSFDRGWDDNVVKAGYFDESWGISAKSPQ; the protein is encoded by the coding sequence ATGAAAACCTCTGACGAAGGTCTGACTGTGACGCGACTGCGATTCTTTCTGGTGATGTTGTGCGCCTCACTCATCTGGTCCCGCGCCTCGGCGATGGCCCAGGCCCCTGCTCCATTGACCGATGCGCAACGGGTGGCACTGGAACGAAAAGCAAAAGAACAGCGGTCCCACTTAGAACCGCTGTCCAAGCAGTCCTCGAGCGAGTGGAGCGACGCTGCGATCTTTTCTAAGGGGTTGGACTGGGCTTTACGCTATGACCGTGACTTTACCGCGGCAGACGTGGAACAGATGGAACGAGCCGTTCGCCGCGGTCAGCAGCGTCTGGATGCAATCAACCAGGGACGACATCCTTGGACGATACGACACGGCAAGATCGCGTTGGGGTACCGTTCGGTCGTTGATGGATCGGTTCAGCCGTACGGCGTTGTCGTTCCGAAATCGTACGATGGAAAGACGCCAATCCGGCTGGATGTGGTCCTGCACGGTAGCTCGCGGCCGGTTGGCATCAGCGAATTGCGATTCATCGCTCGGTTCGACGAGGGGGATGACGAGACCGCATCACCTCCCGATCAACCGTTTATTGAACTGCATCCTTTGGGACGTGTGGAAAACTGTTACCGCTGGTCGGGTGAGACCGATGTGTTCGAAGCGATCGAAGATGTCTGTCGCCGATATCAGATTGACCGTACCCGAATTGTGCTGCGCGGCATGTCGATGGGGGCATCGGGGACATGGCATCTCGGGCTGAAGCACCCCGATCGCTTCATCGCCCTGGGCCCGTATTGCGGCTATGTGGATACGCACAAATTCTCGCAGACGCCCATACCCGGTTTCGTCGTCGTCGGTCCGCTGCCTGAACATCAAGAGCAAGGTCTGCACATGCTTGATTCCGTCGATTACGCCGCCAACGCAGGTGTTGTCCCTGCGATTGCCTGCATCGGCGGAAAAGATGTGTTCTTTCAGGCCCACGTGATCATGCATGAAGCGATGGCGCGTGAGGGTTTAACGATGACAAATTTAATTTCACCCGACACCGGACATGTCATCGACCCCGTCACACAGACGGAGCAACTGCGTCAAATCGCCGAACATGCGGCCGTGGGGTATCAGGCTCGTGGGAAACTTCGTTTCGTCACCTGGACGCTGAAGTACGGCCGCTGTCATTGGCTACAGATACTCGGTCTTAAACAGCACTATGCCCGCGCTGAATTTTCGGCGCGAATGGAAAATGACGTGTTGATCATTGATGAACCGCTGAATATCTCGAAATTCGCCATTGATGTAGCGAAGCTTCCCGCATTCCCCAAGTCGGTCCGCATCGGCGGAATAGAACTCCCGGTGAAACTGCTTCCGTCAAATCAACCGCAATCCATGGTCATCGCCTCTCGTGATGGACGATGGCAGTGGGACGAGTCTCCATTGTCACGGACCGTCAAGCGGCCCGGCGTTCAGGGGCCGATCGACGACGCCTTTGCCACCCCGTTTCTGTGCGTACGCGGAACTGGACAGGCGTGGAATCAAGCGGCCGGTTCGTATGCCGATGCCAGTCTAAAACGTTTCGCGGATGAGTGGCATCACTACTTCCGTGGTGAGCTACCCATCAAAAATGATATCGATGTCACCGCCGAGGACTGGGAATCAAAAAACCTGATTCTGTTTGGTGACCCTGGCAGCAACTCGCTGATCACCCGGGTGCTATCAGACCTTCCCTTGAAGTGGACTCGCGAGTCACTTCAGTTCGCCGGGATGACATATCCCGCGTCCGACCACCTGCCGGCATTGATTGCGCCCAATCCATTGCCGGGAGCCGACAATCGCTATGTCGTGCTTAACAGCGGGCACACCTTTCGAGAGTCGGATCTCGCCAAGTTCAACTATTTGCTGTTTCCGCGCTGGGGTGACTGGGCCGTCTTGAAACTTGATTCAACACAGTCATTCGATCGTGGCTGGGATGACAACGTCGTAAAGGCGGGTTACTTCGACGAGTCGTGGGGGATCTCAGCAAAATCCCCGCAATAG
- a CDS encoding PSD1 and planctomycete cytochrome C domain-containing protein, producing the protein MIRRDLVAFALSWTFVILTTDSLWGADAGELFFETKIRPVLIERCFECHGRDQVKGGLRVDSRESLLKGGDSGPAIRPGNVEASPLILAIRRTDESFVMPPAAPLSAEVVHDFEHWVQEGANWPAYVPVKSRRIAVSSPISPRMPNDPVLQPALQLWLKADARPWKEGQAVALWEDESGRGHDLAATAGARQGGTGEPARFVSQSSISGFPAVRFEPASGMGGNATSAPGIKGDGELTMFVVARLKSGSDRQVSLLAGLGELSHPHDPQRARGIAIGLQSAEATGVPILVGGWGHNASPTNLSSQPVLDGPPVIMTLTKRRGPLAATSEILLNSQSVGLLTGSGESPDLTRRSDLGFFLGHAQAWAKGFSGDVAEVIVYNRHLTADERGGVEAHLSSKYRIPLAASQSEQFVEGGDPSFSARHWAFEPLTTPPVPATTNVSGDHPIDRFLAAKWSERQLKPMEQADARTLVRRLYFDLLGLPPTAEEMEQATRSLTPWNDFAWNELIERLLASPRYGERWGRHWLDVVRYADTAGDNADYPVPEARYYRDYVIDAFNADKPYDLFLREQLAGDLLAAEGPRERYAEQIAATGFLALSRRYATGPYELWHLTLEDTVDTVGQGLMGLTLRCARCHDHKFDPVTTKEYYGLYGIFESTQFPWAGAEEFQSKKLPREHFVPLIPAAEVEPLLAENAEKEKTLEAEFVQLEAASPIPVELASLADKLAAMKSTNSSSSELAAVQTEHDKMKRKWEAAKNGRRAPMETTRRRGYPESIPVAYAVHEGIARAAYVQKSGDPGQPGPVVARGVPTFMTSVESPTVPANESGRRQLAEWLTRPEHPLTSRVIVNRVWQIHFGQGIVATPSNFGLRGAPPTHPELLDWLARRFVADGWSFKQLHRLMLTSRVWRLASMGDTQNDLSDPANTYLWRHNRRRLDAESIRDAMLTASGQLDLSRPSAHPFPPIAKWSYTQHNQFKEFYSSLHRSVYLMTPRLQRHPFLSLFDGPDTNTTTGVRTSSIVTAQALYLMNNEEVKGYAEAFAKRVLADRRERRIETAFEIAYQRHPEIIETERIAQFLQDSVPRSDDLYAWTAVCRALMTSHEFFHVE; encoded by the coding sequence ATGATACGACGCGATCTTGTTGCATTCGCACTCAGTTGGACGTTCGTAATCCTGACGACGGACAGCCTGTGGGGGGCGGATGCCGGTGAGTTGTTTTTCGAAACGAAGATCCGCCCCGTTCTGATTGAACGCTGCTTTGAGTGTCATGGGCGAGATCAGGTCAAAGGCGGCTTGCGAGTTGATTCGCGTGAATCGCTGTTGAAAGGCGGTGATTCTGGCCCGGCAATCCGTCCTGGAAACGTGGAGGCAAGTCCGCTCATTCTGGCCATTCGCCGTACTGACGAAAGCTTCGTCATGCCGCCGGCGGCCCCCTTGTCGGCAGAAGTGGTGCATGATTTTGAGCACTGGGTACAAGAGGGCGCCAACTGGCCCGCGTACGTTCCCGTCAAGTCACGACGCATTGCTGTTTCATCGCCGATCTCTCCGCGGATGCCCAATGATCCTGTGCTGCAACCTGCGCTTCAATTGTGGCTCAAGGCGGATGCCCGTCCATGGAAAGAGGGTCAGGCAGTCGCACTTTGGGAGGACGAGAGTGGGCGCGGACACGACCTTGCCGCGACCGCCGGAGCTCGACAGGGAGGAACGGGGGAACCGGCCCGATTCGTCTCGCAGAGTTCGATTTCGGGCTTTCCGGCCGTGCGATTCGAGCCCGCGAGCGGAATGGGCGGAAATGCGACGAGCGCGCCGGGCATCAAGGGGGATGGCGAGCTGACGATGTTCGTGGTGGCACGTTTGAAAAGCGGTTCTGACCGACAGGTCAGCCTGCTGGCCGGATTAGGCGAACTCAGCCATCCTCACGATCCGCAACGGGCACGGGGGATCGCCATTGGATTGCAGTCTGCAGAAGCCACCGGAGTACCAATCCTTGTGGGTGGCTGGGGCCATAATGCGTCGCCAACGAACCTATCGTCCCAGCCCGTCCTTGATGGACCGCCTGTCATCATGACGCTGACAAAACGGCGCGGTCCGCTGGCTGCGACATCCGAGATTCTGTTGAACAGTCAGTCGGTTGGGTTGTTGACGGGAAGTGGCGAATCGCCAGACCTGACGCGACGAAGTGACCTGGGATTCTTTCTCGGTCATGCGCAGGCATGGGCCAAAGGCTTCTCGGGCGATGTCGCCGAAGTGATTGTCTACAACCGCCATCTGACCGCCGACGAACGCGGCGGGGTCGAAGCCCACCTGTCCTCAAAATATCGGATTCCCCTTGCGGCGTCCCAGTCAGAGCAATTCGTGGAAGGCGGCGATCCGTCCTTTTCCGCGCGTCACTGGGCCTTCGAACCATTAACGACACCCCCAGTTCCCGCGACGACGAATGTATCCGGTGATCACCCGATTGACCGCTTTCTTGCGGCGAAGTGGTCCGAACGTCAGCTCAAACCGATGGAGCAAGCCGACGCACGGACCTTGGTTCGGCGACTGTACTTCGATCTGCTCGGACTTCCCCCGACGGCCGAGGAAATGGAACAGGCGACTCGTTCGTTGACACCCTGGAATGACTTTGCGTGGAATGAGTTGATCGAGCGACTGCTCGCCTCTCCTCGCTACGGAGAACGCTGGGGGCGGCATTGGCTGGACGTGGTTCGGTATGCGGATACGGCGGGTGACAACGCCGATTATCCCGTCCCCGAGGCACGATATTATCGGGACTATGTCATTGATGCCTTCAATGCCGACAAACCGTATGACCTGTTCTTACGCGAGCAACTTGCAGGAGATCTGCTGGCGGCAGAAGGTCCACGAGAGCGGTACGCCGAGCAAATTGCGGCGACGGGCTTTTTGGCACTCAGCCGTCGCTATGCCACGGGGCCCTATGAACTATGGCATCTTACGTTAGAAGACACCGTCGATACTGTCGGTCAGGGTCTTATGGGGCTGACTCTGCGCTGTGCTCGTTGCCATGACCATAAGTTTGATCCCGTTACGACGAAGGAATACTACGGGCTGTACGGCATCTTCGAGAGTACGCAGTTTCCCTGGGCGGGGGCCGAAGAGTTTCAGTCCAAAAAGTTGCCTCGCGAGCATTTCGTCCCGCTGATTCCTGCGGCCGAAGTGGAGCCCTTGCTCGCCGAGAATGCGGAGAAAGAAAAAACACTTGAGGCCGAATTTGTTCAACTTGAAGCGGCCAGTCCTATTCCCGTCGAACTCGCGTCACTCGCTGATAAGTTGGCTGCGATGAAGTCAACGAATTCCAGTTCGTCGGAGCTGGCTGCCGTTCAGACAGAGCACGATAAGATGAAGAGAAAGTGGGAAGCGGCGAAGAACGGGCGCCGCGCGCCGATGGAGACAACTCGTCGCCGCGGCTATCCCGAATCGATTCCCGTTGCGTACGCAGTTCATGAGGGCATCGCACGCGCGGCGTACGTCCAGAAGAGTGGCGACCCTGGCCAGCCCGGTCCTGTCGTGGCGCGCGGCGTTCCCACATTTATGACCAGCGTCGAAAGTCCGACCGTCCCCGCGAATGAAAGCGGTCGACGTCAACTCGCAGAATGGCTCACGCGCCCGGAACACCCTCTGACCTCCCGTGTGATCGTTAACCGAGTCTGGCAGATCCATTTTGGGCAAGGGATTGTCGCGACACCTTCGAACTTCGGATTGCGTGGTGCTCCGCCGACCCATCCTGAACTGCTCGATTGGCTCGCACGCCGTTTCGTCGCTGATGGTTGGTCCTTCAAACAGCTCCATCGCCTGATGCTGACGTCTCGCGTCTGGCGATTGGCAAGCATGGGAGACACCCAGAATGATCTCTCCGATCCAGCGAACACCTATTTATGGCGGCACAATCGCCGGCGTCTCGATGCCGAATCGATTCGCGATGCGATGCTGACGGCCAGCGGACAACTCGACCTATCGCGACCATCGGCGCATCCTTTCCCGCCCATCGCAAAATGGAGCTACACGCAGCACAATCAGTTCAAGGAGTTTTACTCCAGCCTGCACCGCAGCGTGTATTTGATGACACCACGCCTGCAACGTCACCCGTTTCTCTCGCTTTTCGATGGCCCGGATACCAATACGACGACTGGCGTGCGGACGAGTTCGATCGTCACAGCCCAAGCGCTCTATTTGATGAACAATGAAGAGGTCAAAGGATATGCCGAGGCCTTTGCAAAGCGAGTGCTGGCGGACAGGAGAGAACGACGCATTGAGACGGCTTTCGAAATTGCCTATCAGCGACATCCGGAAATAATCGAAACCGAGCGAATCGCTCAGTTTCTACAGGACTCGGTCCCGCGCAGCGACGATCTGTATGCCTGGACGGCCGTTTGCCGCGCATTGATGACTTCGCACGAATTCTTTCACGTCGAATGA
- a CDS encoding M48 family metallopeptidase: MSYGDPRYGYRGNNGPGLGLAVRMIPILIGVVAIGMTMARGCQQGPFGRVQIVAIKPDEEAKLGLQAFKETLSNARVVRNGAAVEAVRTVAKRLIRATSNEQFRALIGTPIPKFDWELEVVQDNQVNAFCLPGGKIVVYTAILPVAETDAGLATVIGHEISHALAHHGAERMAQQQMVQVGLSSAGASMGDMDPARRQQLLSVLNAGAKFGILSYSRKHESEADHMGLLLMAAAGYDPEETIKFWERMTAATSGGQAPPEFMSTHPNHQTRIRDLRAWIPSAMPLYENSPTKSDTEVLPAVR; the protein is encoded by the coding sequence ATGAGTTACGGCGATCCGCGGTACGGTTACCGGGGCAACAATGGACCTGGCTTGGGTCTGGCCGTGCGAATGATTCCGATCCTCATTGGTGTGGTCGCCATCGGTATGACGATGGCCCGCGGCTGCCAACAGGGACCGTTCGGCCGAGTCCAAATTGTGGCGATCAAGCCGGACGAAGAAGCAAAATTGGGGCTGCAGGCGTTCAAAGAAACGCTGAGCAACGCGCGGGTCGTTCGCAATGGAGCGGCAGTCGAAGCTGTTCGCACCGTCGCCAAGCGACTGATTCGCGCCACAAGCAACGAACAGTTTCGTGCGCTGATCGGAACCCCCATTCCCAAATTTGACTGGGAACTTGAAGTGGTCCAAGACAATCAGGTAAATGCGTTTTGTCTGCCTGGTGGAAAGATTGTCGTTTACACCGCGATTCTTCCAGTGGCTGAAACCGATGCCGGATTGGCGACCGTCATTGGGCACGAAATTTCCCATGCGTTGGCACATCACGGCGCCGAACGAATGGCGCAACAGCAAATGGTGCAAGTTGGCCTGTCATCCGCCGGCGCATCAATGGGAGATATGGATCCCGCGCGGCGCCAGCAACTTCTTTCCGTACTGAACGCCGGTGCCAAATTCGGAATTCTGAGCTACAGCCGCAAACATGAATCCGAAGCAGACCATATGGGTCTGTTGCTGATGGCGGCAGCTGGCTATGACCCGGAAGAGACGATCAAGTTCTGGGAACGCATGACCGCCGCCACCAGTGGCGGGCAGGCTCCCCCCGAGTTCATGTCGACCCATCCGAATCACCAGACGCGCATCCGTGACCTGCGAGCCTGGATTCCTTCCGCGATGCCGCTCTACGAAAATAGCCCGACAAAGTCAGACACGGAAGTTCTTCCCGCAGTCCGATGA
- a CDS encoding ArnT family glycosyltransferase: MSKYVPVVVLACLIWLCIAARLDPGGSYPRMPQGPGLTVDEVFNVQQGVYLIEQARVLGWLNLVPGASYEAYRAENGYNPDHPPLGRWWLGMHHHLAWWLFPPFEPDALWNTACARSGSATALALTIILVGGFVTSRAGWRAGLFSALALVSMPRVFGHAHLASLESITNFTCTVSVLVVAHLWNGPVAPTSRRAVAAGVILGLALMTKIQAVLIPIPVICWVLWRWRARGLRPLMIWGGTAIATFFLLWPYLWDAPLAHGLEYLGRATNRATIYVWYWGQRFTDKEVPWHYPFVIFGLTVPVMLHLFGVAGVWQTLRNGLKSKWRPANTSRKGHGLEGRMAAVDPARQRDDGQSFEAAIVLILACALFPLVVFAVPGVAVYDGERLFLTSFPLWAILIGIGAESVWSLVAQATGRMWIATSLCCSLFAVSAWPLVGTSPCHLVYENGLSLLLDQTADRSLFEVDYWGEGVTRELLFKVTEMAPQGATIAIAPALHQFQTDEYLRQSPILRSHGMKVIGYDSNDRTTEYVLVFRRMADLPEEFLGDPSAQIVAKTMVGGRLLAYLVKRAL, translated from the coding sequence ATGAGCAAATACGTTCCTGTTGTGGTCCTGGCATGCCTGATCTGGCTCTGCATCGCGGCACGTCTTGATCCCGGCGGCAGCTACCCCAGGATGCCTCAAGGGCCTGGGTTAACCGTCGACGAAGTCTTCAATGTGCAGCAGGGCGTCTATTTGATCGAGCAAGCACGTGTGCTGGGCTGGCTGAATCTTGTTCCAGGCGCCTCGTACGAAGCCTACCGTGCCGAGAACGGCTATAACCCGGATCACCCGCCACTTGGGCGCTGGTGGTTAGGCATGCATCATCATCTGGCGTGGTGGTTGTTTCCACCGTTTGAACCCGATGCGTTATGGAATACGGCTTGCGCCCGTTCAGGGTCGGCAACGGCGTTGGCCCTGACGATCATCCTCGTCGGCGGGTTCGTCACGTCGCGAGCGGGTTGGCGTGCCGGTCTATTCAGCGCGTTGGCCCTGGTTTCCATGCCGCGTGTGTTTGGTCATGCCCATCTTGCGTCGCTTGAGTCAATCACGAATTTCACATGCACGGTGTCGGTGCTCGTGGTTGCCCACCTGTGGAATGGGCCTGTGGCCCCGACGTCGCGTCGTGCCGTCGCCGCGGGCGTCATCCTGGGGCTGGCTCTGATGACCAAGATCCAAGCGGTGTTGATTCCGATTCCTGTGATTTGCTGGGTTCTGTGGCGTTGGCGGGCGCGAGGTCTGCGACCACTGATGATCTGGGGAGGCACGGCGATCGCGACATTCTTTTTGCTGTGGCCCTATCTGTGGGATGCACCTTTGGCCCACGGTCTGGAATATCTGGGCCGTGCAACGAACCGCGCGACAATCTACGTCTGGTATTGGGGCCAGCGGTTTACCGACAAGGAGGTTCCCTGGCATTATCCCTTTGTCATTTTTGGATTGACGGTGCCGGTTATGTTGCACCTTTTTGGAGTCGCAGGGGTCTGGCAGACACTTCGGAATGGGCTCAAGAGCAAGTGGCGGCCAGCGAATACGAGCAGGAAGGGGCATGGACTTGAGGGGCGTATGGCGGCAGTCGATCCAGCGCGGCAGCGAGATGATGGTCAAAGTTTCGAAGCCGCCATCGTGCTGATTCTCGCTTGTGCCCTCTTTCCACTCGTGGTGTTCGCGGTCCCGGGGGTCGCAGTTTACGACGGCGAACGATTGTTTCTGACGAGTTTTCCGCTGTGGGCGATCTTGATTGGCATCGGTGCCGAATCCGTCTGGTCCCTGGTCGCGCAGGCCACCGGAAGAATGTGGATTGCGACGTCGCTCTGCTGTTCGCTTTTCGCCGTTTCCGCCTGGCCGCTGGTCGGTACATCCCCGTGTCATCTTGTCTATGAAAATGGATTGAGCCTGCTGCTTGATCAAACCGCTGATCGATCGCTGTTCGAGGTCGACTACTGGGGAGAAGGCGTTACGCGGGAACTCTTGTTCAAAGTGACCGAGATGGCGCCTCAAGGTGCGACGATCGCGATTGCCCCGGCCCTGCACCAGTTTCAGACGGATGAATATCTCCGCCAATCCCCAATTCTGCGGTCGCACGGGATGAAAGTCATTGGCTACGATTCCAATGATCGCACAACGGAATATGTCCTCGTTTTTCGCCGCATGGCGGACCTGCCCGAAGAATTTCTTGGCGACCCGTCTGCGCAGATTGTCGCCAAGACAATGGTTGGAGGACGCCTTTTGGCGTATCTGGTCAAACGCGCACTCTAA
- the nadD gene encoding nicotinate-nucleotide adenylyltransferase produces the protein MRLGIFGGTFDPIHLGHLALAEQCRDQQSLDEIWFVPAAQPPHKLGTTISAAKARCEMLEFAIAGNSAFRISSIELDRQGPSYTVTTLEQLKTEDDSRELFLLMGADSLQYFPSWRSPQRILELATIVAVNRGDRPLPDLSEMRLACGEIVETRVVTVTMPGIDLSATDIRQRVASKRSIRYFVPRSVEAYIQEHRLYGQSENSV, from the coding sequence ATGCGTCTGGGAATTTTCGGCGGAACGTTCGATCCAATTCATCTCGGCCATCTGGCTCTCGCCGAACAATGCCGGGACCAACAATCCCTAGATGAAATCTGGTTTGTTCCCGCCGCCCAGCCTCCGCACAAACTTGGTACGACGATTTCGGCGGCAAAAGCGCGATGCGAGATGCTGGAGTTTGCGATCGCTGGCAACTCCGCGTTCCGAATCAGTTCGATCGAACTCGATCGCCAAGGTCCCTCGTATACCGTAACGACGCTGGAACAGCTCAAAACAGAAGACGACTCTCGCGAGCTCTTCTTGTTGATGGGCGCCGATTCGCTGCAATATTTCCCCTCCTGGCGTTCGCCTCAACGAATTTTGGAACTGGCAACGATTGTGGCCGTGAATCGAGGTGATCGCCCGCTGCCCGATCTGTCCGAGATGCGTCTGGCCTGTGGTGAAATCGTCGAAACGCGTGTGGTCACGGTGACGATGCCCGGAATCGATCTTTCGGCAACGGACATCCGCCAACGAGTGGCATCAAAGCGGTCGATTCGTTACTTCGTCCCTCGGTCCGTCGAAGCCTACATCCAAGAACATCGACTGTATGGACAATCCGAGAATTCGGTTTAG